One window from the genome of Musa acuminata AAA Group cultivar baxijiao chromosome BXJ1-4, Cavendish_Baxijiao_AAA, whole genome shotgun sequence encodes:
- the LOC135649740 gene encoding ATP-dependent zinc metalloprotease FTSH 2, chloroplastic: MEPNTGVTFDDVAGVDEAKQDFMEVVEFLKKPERFTAVGARIPKGVLLVGPPGTGKTLLAKAIAGEAGVPFFSISGSEFVEMFVGVGASRVRDLFKKAKENAPCIVFVDEIDAVGRQRGTGIGGGNDEREQTLNQLLTEMDGFEGNTGIIVIAATNRADILDSALLRPGRFDRQVTVDIPDIRGRTEILKVHAGNKKFESDVSLDVIAMRTPGFSGADLANLLNEAAMLAGHRGKTAISSKEIDDSIDRIVAGMEGTVMTDGKSKSLVAYHEVGHAICGTLIPGHDPVQKVTLIPRGQARGLTWFIPMDDPTLISKQQLFARIVGGLGGRAAEEVIFGESEVTTGAAGDLQQITGLAKQMVVTFGMSDIGPWSLMDSSAQSGDVIMRMMARNSMSEKLAEDIDAAVKQISDKAYEIALSHIRNNREAMDKIVEGLLEKETMTGDEFRAILSEFVEIPVENRVPPARPAAVPA, translated from the exons ATGGAACCTAACACAGGGGTCACTTTTGATGATGTTGCTGGAGTAGATGAAGCAAAACAAGACTTCATGGAAGTAGTCGAGTTCCTGAAAAAGCCAGAAAGATTTACTGCAGTGGGTGCCCGTATCCCTAAAGGTGTCCTTCTTGTTGGTCCTCCAGGAACTGGGAAGACCTTGCTTGCTAAGGCAATTGCTGGTGAGGCAGGTGTCCCATTTTTCTCAATTTCCGGATCTGAATTTGTAGAAATGTTTGTTGGTGTTGGTGCTTCTCGAGTTCGTGATCTTTTCAAGAAGGCCAAAGAGAATGCTCCTTGCATTGTGTTTGTTGATGAGATTGATGCTGTTGGAAGGCAAAGAGGAACAGGAATCGGAGGAGGAAATGATGAAAGGGAACAGACTCTTAATCAGCTTTTGACCGAGATGGATGGCTTTGAAGGCAATACAGGTATAATTGTGATCGCAGCAACCAACCGCGCAGACATTCTAGATTCTGCTTTGCTTCGACCTGGGCGATTTGACAGACAG GTTACAGTAGATATTCCAGATATTAGGGGACGCACAGAAATACTGAAAGTGCATGCTGGCAATAAAAAGTTTGAGAGTGATGTTTCACTTGATGTTATAGCAATGAGGACTCCTGGTTTTAGCGGAGCAGATCTTGCAAATCTTTTGAATGAAGCAGCCATGCTGGCTGGGCACCGTGGTAAGACAGCAATATCATCGAAAGAGATAGATGATTCTATTGACAGGATTGTGGCTGGAATGGAGGGAACAGTAATGACAGATGGAAAAAGCAAAAGTCTGGTTGCATATCATGAAGTCGGACATGCAATTTGCGG AACATTAATTCCAGGACATGATCCTGTGCAAAAGGTCACCCTCATTCCACGTGGCCAAGCACGTGGACTGACATGGTTCATCCCCATGGATGATCCTACGTTGATTTCAAAGCAACAACTTTTTGCAAGAATTGTTGGTGGCCTTGGAGGTAGAGCTGCTGAGGAGGTTATCTTCGGGGAATCTGAGGTGACCACTGGTGCAGCTGGTGACCTGCAGCAGATTACTGGCTTGGCCAAACAG ATGGTGGTGACATTTGGTATGTCTGATATCGGTCCATGGTCACTAATGGATTCATCAGCACAAAGTGGTGATGTTATTATGAGAATGATGGCCAGAAACTCAATGTCTGAGAAACTTGCTGAAGACATAGATGCTGCTGTGAAGCAGATCTCAGACAAGGCGTATGAGATTGCGCTGAGTCACATTAGAAACAACCGGGAAGCCATGGATAAGATTGTCGAGGGACTCCTAGAGAAGGAAACAATGACTGGTGATGAATTCCGAGCAATTCTTTCAGAGTTTGTGGAGATTCCTGTCGAGAACAGGGTTCCTCCAGCCAGACCAGCTGCTGTCCCGGCTTAA